The following proteins are encoded in a genomic region of Bubalus kerabau isolate K-KA32 ecotype Philippines breed swamp buffalo chromosome 13, PCC_UOA_SB_1v2, whole genome shotgun sequence:
- the RALY gene encoding RNA-binding protein Raly isoform X1, with the protein MSLKIQTSNVTNKNDPKSINSRVFIGNLNTAVVKKSDVETIFSKYGRVAGCSVHKGYAFVQYANERHARAAVVGENGRVLAGQTLDINMAGEPKPNRPKGLKRAASAIYSGYSFDYDYYRDDFYDRLFDYRGRLSPVPVPRAVPVKRPRVTVPLVRRVKTTIPVKLFARSTAITTGTAKIKLKSSELQTIKTELTQIKSNIDALLGRLEQIAEEQKANPDGKKKGESSSGSGSGGGSGSSGTGGSSRPPAPPEDTASEAGTPQGEAQARDDGDEEGLLTHSEEELEHSQDTDVEDGALQ; encoded by the exons ATGTCCTTGAAGATCCAGACGAGCAACGTAACCAATAAGAATGACCCCAAATCCATCAACTCTCGGGTTTTCATTGGAAACCTCAACACAGCTGTGGTGAAGAAGTCAGACGTGGAGACCATCTTCTCCAAGTATGGCCGTGTGGCCGGCTGTTCTGTGCACAAGGGCTATGCCTTTGTCCAATATGCCAATGAGCGCCATGCCCGGGCAGCTGTGGTGGGAGAGAATGGGCGAGTGCTGGCCGGCCAGACCCTGG ACATCAACATGGCTGGAGAACCGAAGCCCAACAGACCCAAGGGACTAAAGAGAGCAGCATCTGCCATATACAG TGGCTACAGCTTTGACTATGATTACTACCGGGACGACTTCTACGACAG GCTCTTCGACTATCGGGGCCGCCTGTCACCAGTGCCGGTGCCCAGAGCAGTCCCTGTGAAGCGACCCCGGGTCACCGTCCCCTTGGTCCGACGTGTCAAAACCACCATACCTGTCAAGCTCTTTGCCCGCTCCACAGCCATCACCACCGGCACAGCCAAGATCAAGT TAAAGAGCAGTGAGCTGCAGACCATCAAGACAGAGCTGACCCAGATCAAGTCCAACATTGACGCCCTGCTGGGGCGCTTGGAGCAGATTGCCGAGGAGCAAAAGGCCAATCCAG ATGGCAAAAAAAAGGGCGAGAGTAGCAGTGGCAGCGGCAGTGGTGGTGGCAGCGGCAGCAGCGGTACTGGTGGCAGCAGCCGGCCGCCGGCCCCCCCGGAAGACACAGCTTCCGAGGCAGGCACGCCCCAGGGAGAAGCACAGGCTCGAGACGATGGCGATGAGGAGGGGCTGCTAACGCACAGCGAGGAAGAGCTG GAGCACAGCCAGGACACAGACGTGGAGGATGGGGCCTTGCAGTAA
- the RALY gene encoding RNA-binding protein Raly isoform X2, whose product MSLKIQTSNVTNKNDPKSINSRVFIGNLNTAVVKKSDVETIFSKYGRVAGCSVHKGYAFVQYANERHARAAVVGENGRVLAGQTLDINMAGEPKPNRPKGLKRAASAIYRLFDYRGRLSPVPVPRAVPVKRPRVTVPLVRRVKTTIPVKLFARSTAITTGTAKIKLKSSELQTIKTELTQIKSNIDALLGRLEQIAEEQKANPDGKKKGESSSGSGSGGGSGSSGTGGSSRPPAPPEDTASEAGTPQGEAQARDDGDEEGLLTHSEEELEHSQDTDVEDGALQ is encoded by the exons ATGTCCTTGAAGATCCAGACGAGCAACGTAACCAATAAGAATGACCCCAAATCCATCAACTCTCGGGTTTTCATTGGAAACCTCAACACAGCTGTGGTGAAGAAGTCAGACGTGGAGACCATCTTCTCCAAGTATGGCCGTGTGGCCGGCTGTTCTGTGCACAAGGGCTATGCCTTTGTCCAATATGCCAATGAGCGCCATGCCCGGGCAGCTGTGGTGGGAGAGAATGGGCGAGTGCTGGCCGGCCAGACCCTGG ACATCAACATGGCTGGAGAACCGAAGCCCAACAGACCCAAGGGACTAAAGAGAGCAGCATCTGCCATATACAG GCTCTTCGACTATCGGGGCCGCCTGTCACCAGTGCCGGTGCCCAGAGCAGTCCCTGTGAAGCGACCCCGGGTCACCGTCCCCTTGGTCCGACGTGTCAAAACCACCATACCTGTCAAGCTCTTTGCCCGCTCCACAGCCATCACCACCGGCACAGCCAAGATCAAGT TAAAGAGCAGTGAGCTGCAGACCATCAAGACAGAGCTGACCCAGATCAAGTCCAACATTGACGCCCTGCTGGGGCGCTTGGAGCAGATTGCCGAGGAGCAAAAGGCCAATCCAG ATGGCAAAAAAAAGGGCGAGAGTAGCAGTGGCAGCGGCAGTGGTGGTGGCAGCGGCAGCAGCGGTACTGGTGGCAGCAGCCGGCCGCCGGCCCCCCCGGAAGACACAGCTTCCGAGGCAGGCACGCCCCAGGGAGAAGCACAGGCTCGAGACGATGGCGATGAGGAGGGGCTGCTAACGCACAGCGAGGAAGAGCTG GAGCACAGCCAGGACACAGACGTGGAGGATGGGGCCTTGCAGTAA